Proteins encoded by one window of Candidatus Neomarinimicrobiota bacterium:
- a CDS encoding SusC/RagA family TonB-linked outer membrane protein, with translation MRTRSIDMNNRVIVRCFALLLAVSMPLALFAQTGTVAGRVTDQDGNPLVGANVLIVGTNMGAATGMDGDYSMASVTAGDYKVSANYIGYATSSEQVSVLAGSVTELNFSLRASAIDMNEIVVTGTGVAVEKAKLGNTVGTVKMDELAGSPVSSVDQILTGRIPGVQVNLNGGLAGEGAEIRIRGTSSISQSNQPTIYVDGIRLDNSTNAGGMNWNGGVPGRMSEINPDAIERIEVLKGATASALYGSKATNGIINIITKQGAIGKPKFSFKMAQTTGSYDESRYKENTGFARTDDQASRMKHMFSADASSKSEGGSYSGKTWEIMSIPFAGMLYDKASGNTMSASVEGGVPGATYFANVRYQTFDGPFDNNATLGGLPVGDGNDADNKFMSSATLNILPSDNLKVRIHTFYTGRIQSTIQNNNNIYGITSLIQMGKPEFATALSYGDAVDNYTGSFAWATAREVTFRQLNSDLDNTLVSTTVTYTPGNNLTLKGNFGLNMTNGRGESYMPYRWAADNKSSYYRDGYLSIGRRQQKELTLDIRASHNMDMGNLSFETVGGFNANRMVRKFIEGWGNQFPGPGLQVLGALNAPQSGSSFVETIEAGYLFQERVGVGDYLFATLSMRLDATSTFGEEFQTVTYPRVGLSYLLTEMMGPLGPLSTLRLRGSWGQSGNQPGAFDQYTTYAPWSSLEGPGLRPGNVGNPALGPEITTETEVGFDFGILNDKIGGEFAYFSKITTDGLVPQSFPPSGGFANTQLTNIGEWTASGWELGLNANVVRSSQLTVDVYGALSYLEDELTSLGGAPEQKVGGSYPRYRNFLTKGFPIAALFGAKLVDTEYPIDLNNDGVCESKSELLAAFTGSETMSILSGWGPCLDVPTDADVTAKRAKTAGDRLAWYIGKPRPDYMGSFGANITIMRNIQINAMFETRFGNFGYSNLTDAFRKANPYIGRNIMGSSITERDFMTGGVDASFNPKYDANERLAAAKEWVETWQSLSPYSGLNLVEDGDFVRFRELSITYRVPSETVSRFGLTNMSVSFAGRNIMLWTDYSGIDPELNAGSAQDGGLNMFRESIDAFGVPIPRTFTMSVNFGF, from the coding sequence ATGAGAACGAGGAGTATTGATATGAATAATCGAGTTATTGTTCGCTGTTTTGCGCTATTGCTTGCAGTGTCCATGCCTCTTGCTCTGTTTGCTCAAACCGGTACTGTTGCCGGCCGGGTCACAGATCAGGATGGTAACCCCTTGGTGGGCGCCAACGTTTTAATCGTTGGAACCAACATGGGTGCCGCGACAGGTATGGATGGTGATTACAGCATGGCCAGTGTAACCGCAGGTGATTACAAGGTAAGTGCCAACTACATTGGTTACGCCACTTCTTCAGAGCAGGTTAGCGTTCTTGCTGGTAGTGTTACCGAATTGAATTTTTCTCTTCGGGCATCTGCCATTGACATGAATGAGATTGTGGTTACTGGAACAGGTGTTGCTGTGGAGAAAGCTAAGTTAGGTAACACTGTTGGTACCGTTAAAATGGATGAGCTTGCGGGTTCGCCTGTAAGCAGCGTGGATCAGATTCTCACAGGCCGGATACCCGGTGTTCAGGTGAATCTGAACGGCGGACTGGCCGGTGAAGGTGCTGAGATCAGAATTCGAGGTACTTCAAGTATTTCTCAGTCCAACCAGCCCACCATTTACGTGGACGGTATCCGCTTGGACAACTCCACAAATGCTGGTGGCATGAATTGGAATGGTGGTGTCCCGGGCCGCATGAGTGAGATCAATCCGGACGCCATTGAGCGTATTGAGGTACTCAAAGGAGCCACAGCTTCTGCTCTGTACGGTTCCAAGGCAACTAATGGGATCATCAATATCATCACCAAGCAAGGCGCCATCGGCAAACCAAAATTCTCGTTTAAAATGGCTCAGACGACTGGTAGTTATGATGAGTCACGCTACAAGGAAAATACCGGTTTCGCCAGGACCGACGACCAAGCCTCCAGAATGAAGCATATGTTTTCAGCTGATGCCTCATCCAAGTCCGAAGGTGGCAGCTACTCTGGTAAAACATGGGAAATTATGTCCATCCCCTTTGCCGGGATGCTTTACGACAAGGCAAGCGGTAACACCATGTCCGCCAGTGTGGAAGGTGGTGTTCCTGGGGCCACATATTTTGCCAATGTTCGCTATCAGACCTTTGATGGTCCATTTGACAACAATGCCACCCTAGGCGGCCTTCCTGTCGGCGATGGCAATGATGCTGACAACAAATTCATGTCAAGCGCCACCCTGAACATTTTGCCTAGTGACAACCTGAAGGTGCGCATTCATACCTTTTATACTGGCCGTATCCAGAGTACAATTCAGAATAACAACAACATCTATGGAATTACCTCTCTCATTCAGATGGGGAAACCTGAATTCGCCACGGCCTTAAGCTATGGCGATGCTGTTGACAACTATACCGGATCCTTTGCCTGGGCCACAGCTAGGGAAGTGACCTTCCGGCAGTTGAATTCTGATCTTGATAACACTCTGGTCTCTACTACCGTGACCTACACACCTGGCAACAATCTTACCTTGAAAGGTAATTTCGGTCTGAATATGACCAACGGCCGTGGTGAGAGTTATATGCCTTATAGGTGGGCCGCTGATAATAAAAGCAGTTATTACAGAGATGGATATCTTTCTATTGGCCGTCGTCAGCAGAAAGAGCTGACCTTGGATATAAGGGCCAGCCATAATATGGACATGGGTAACCTCAGCTTTGAAACAGTTGGAGGTTTTAATGCCAATAGAATGGTAAGGAAATTCATCGAAGGTTGGGGCAACCAGTTCCCCGGCCCCGGTCTCCAGGTTTTGGGCGCACTGAATGCGCCTCAGTCCGGCTCTTCTTTTGTTGAAACTATTGAGGCCGGATACTTGTTCCAGGAGCGTGTTGGTGTTGGCGATTATCTGTTTGCGACACTTAGCATGCGGTTGGATGCCACCAGCACCTTTGGTGAGGAGTTCCAGACGGTGACATACCCCCGCGTGGGCCTCTCCTATCTATTAACTGAAATGATGGGTCCCCTTGGCCCCCTTAGCACACTTCGTCTACGTGGATCATGGGGTCAGTCGGGTAACCAGCCCGGTGCGTTTGATCAGTACACCACATATGCACCGTGGTCGTCTCTGGAAGGCCCCGGTCTGAGACCAGGCAACGTGGGTAACCCCGCATTGGGACCTGAGATTACTACAGAAACTGAAGTTGGGTTTGACTTCGGTATTTTAAATGATAAGATCGGTGGTGAATTTGCATACTTTAGCAAAATCACCACAGACGGCCTCGTTCCCCAATCCTTTCCACCTTCCGGTGGATTTGCTAACACCCAGCTTACCAATATCGGTGAGTGGACAGCTTCAGGTTGGGAGCTTGGACTGAATGCAAATGTTGTACGTTCCAGCCAGCTCACTGTGGATGTGTATGGAGCTCTCTCCTACTTGGAGGACGAACTTACCAGTCTCGGTGGTGCACCTGAGCAGAAGGTTGGCGGATCCTATCCACGCTACAGGAACTTCCTGACAAAAGGATTCCCAATTGCGGCTCTGTTTGGTGCTAAACTGGTGGACACTGAGTATCCCATCGATTTGAATAATGATGGTGTTTGTGAGAGCAAATCCGAACTTCTGGCAGCTTTTACCGGTAGCGAAACCATGAGCATTCTTTCTGGTTGGGGCCCCTGTCTGGATGTTCCCACCGATGCTGATGTAACAGCCAAGCGCGCCAAGACAGCCGGTGACAGATTGGCTTGGTATATTGGTAAGCCAAGACCTGACTACATGGGTTCCTTCGGTGCTAATATTACAATCATGAGAAACATCCAGATTAACGCCATGTTTGAGACGCGTTTTGGCAACTTCGGGTATTCCAATCTGACGGATGCCTTCCGCAAGGCCAACCCTTATATCGGGCGAAACATCATGGGTTCCTCAATAACGGAACGCGACTTCATGACCGGTGGTGTGGATGCCAGCTTCAACCCCAAGTACGATGCTAACGAACGCTTAGCGGCTGCGAAAGAATGGGTTGAAACGTGGCAGTCACTGTCGCCTTACAGCGGTTTGAACCTTGTTGAAGACGGTGATTTTGTCCGTTTTCGGGAGTTGAGTATTACATACCGTGTTCCCAGTGAGACAGTTTCACGCTTCGGCCTGACAAATATGTCAGTTTCTTTTGCCGGGCGTAACATTATGCTCTGGACAGATTACTCAGGTATCGATCCTGAGCTGAACGCCGGCAGTGCACAGGACGGCGGTCTGAATATGTTTAGAGAGAGTATTGATGCATTTGGAGTACCTATCCCAAGGACCTTCACCATGTCGGTGAA